A genomic region of Peptoniphilus sp. ING2-D1G contains the following coding sequences:
- a CDS encoding putative uncharacterized protein (Family membership) — translation MINIVYEENKDRAAAYDGDKLVGQCTYSKSDNNWIVEHTLVDPEYGGQGIAAMLVKEVVDRAREKGVKIVPVCSYVQREFEKKEEYKDLLAKK, via the coding sequence ATGATTAATATAGTATATGAAGAAAACAAGGACAGAGCGGCAGCCTATGACGGTGACAAACTTGTAGGACAATGCACCTATTCAAAATCTGACAACAATTGGATAGTTGAACATACTTTAGTAGATCCGGAATATGGCGGACAGGGAATCGCGGCAATGCTCGTAAAAGAAGTTGTAGACAGAGCTCGTGAAAAGGGTGTAAAAATAGTTCCTGTTTGCTCCTATGTGCAAAGAGAATTTGAAAAAAAAGAAGAATATAAAGATCTTTTAGCAAAAAAATAA
- a CDS encoding polyphosphate:AMP phosphotransferase (Members of this protein family contain a domain duplication. The characterized member from Acinetobacter johnsonii is polyphosphate:AMP phosphotransferase (PAP), which can transfer the terminal phosphate from poly(P) to AMP, yielding ADP. In the opposite direction, this enzyme can synthesize poly(P). Each domain of this protein family is homologous to polyphosphate kinase, an enzyme that can run in the forward direction to extend a polyphosphate chain with a new terminal phosphate from ATP, or in reverse to make ATP (or GTP) from ADP (or GDP). [Central intermediary metabolism, Phosphorus compounds]; High confidence in function and specificity), producing the protein MLKSFKFDKFKSRYEYKKRGELGDILAEHQRICIEENIPVIIMIDGWESSGKGYVLNDLVRDLDAKHYRVSIFEDFDETDDYSYTSQFWEKIPAKGDFAIFDRSMYYHMFNDLKSDDKIQRLRIKQIMNLEKMLNDDHTILIKFFLHESKDRQKEAIDDYLKDEYRKFLVGKEDIDQNEHYEKYFEHFDLMINSTNFSFSPWNVVSSEDRKIASKHVLGTTIEIIERQIQDIRQRRNLENNWKHPIYKAENSLKDFKLSTELEQEYDELDSLQKKAGELAYALHTKNVPVVLVFEGMDAAGKGGAIQRLLGRIDARSYNINPTSAPSDLEKDHHYLWRFYNNFPKDGYMTIFDRSWYGRVMVERIEGFANEYEWLRAYGEINNMEKELVDYGTLLIKYLLIISKDEQQSRFKARELEKPYKITEEDWRNREKWDEYIDAMDEMLYKTSTAYAPWTVVSGESKKHARIHVLKEFISRAEEFLEKLENK; encoded by the coding sequence ATGTTAAAAAGTTTTAAATTCGATAAATTTAAAAGCCGATATGAGTATAAAAAAAGAGGAGAATTGGGAGATATTCTTGCAGAGCATCAAAGGATTTGTATAGAGGAAAACATACCTGTGATAATAATGATAGACGGGTGGGAGTCTTCGGGCAAAGGATATGTACTCAATGATTTAGTAAGGGATTTAGATGCAAAGCACTACAGAGTCTCCATATTTGAAGATTTTGACGAAACAGATGACTATTCCTATACTTCTCAATTTTGGGAAAAAATTCCTGCAAAGGGAGATTTTGCCATTTTTGACAGGAGTATGTACTATCATATGTTCAATGATTTAAAGAGCGATGACAAAATTCAAAGGTTGAGAATAAAACAAATCATGAATCTTGAAAAAATGCTCAATGATGACCATACAATACTGATAAAATTCTTTCTCCATGAAAGCAAAGATAGACAAAAAGAAGCAATAGATGACTATCTAAAGGATGAATATAGAAAATTTTTAGTTGGAAAGGAAGATATTGATCAAAACGAGCACTATGAAAAATATTTTGAACATTTCGACTTGATGATAAACAGTACGAATTTTTCTTTTTCTCCTTGGAATGTAGTATCGTCAGAAGACAGAAAAATTGCATCTAAACATGTCTTAGGAACTACCATAGAGATAATAGAAAGACAGATTCAGGATATAAGGCAAAGAAGAAACCTGGAAAATAATTGGAAACACCCGATATATAAAGCAGAGAATAGTTTAAAGGATTTTAAATTGAGCACGGAATTAGAACAGGAATATGACGAGCTTGATTCTCTGCAAAAAAAAGCAGGTGAGTTGGCATACGCTCTTCACACAAAGAATGTGCCGGTGGTTTTGGTATTTGAGGGGATGGATGCCGCAGGAAAGGGAGGAGCAATTCAAAGATTACTCGGAAGAATAGATGCGAGATCTTACAACATAAACCCCACTTCAGCTCCGTCGGATTTGGAGAAAGATCATCACTATCTTTGGAGGTTTTATAATAACTTTCCCAAGGATGGGTACATGACGATATTTGACAGAAGTTGGTATGGAAGAGTTATGGTTGAGAGGATTGAGGGCTTTGCCAACGAATACGAATGGTTGAGAGCCTATGGTGAAATCAACAATATGGAAAAAGAATTGGTTGATTATGGAACTCTTTTGATAAAATATCTTTTAATAATATCAAAGGATGAACAACAATCGAGATTTAAAGCCAGAGAATTGGAAAAACCCTATAAAATAACCGAAGAAGACTGGAGGAACAGAGAAAAGTGGGATGAATATATAGATGCCATGGATGAGATGCTCTATAAGACATCAACCGCTTATGCACCTTGGACGGTGGTTTCAGGAGAATCTAAAAAGCATGCGAGAATTCATGTACTCAAGGAATTTATATCAAGAGCTGAAGAATTTCTCGAAAAATTAGAAAATAAATAA
- a CDS encoding YbaK/prolyl-tRNA synthetase associated regio (Family membership): MSFEKVREFFKNRNLEDRVVVFDTSTATVKLAADRLGVRESQIAKTLAFKNEKNNEAVLIVALGDRRIDNKKFKEVFRQKAKMLDKDELLELVGHEAGGVCPFAVKDSTKIYLDKSLKEEEIIYPAAGSENSTVKLSLCELEEILGDYQWVDVTKK, encoded by the coding sequence TTGTCCTTTGAAAAAGTGAGAGAATTTTTTAAAAATAGAAATTTAGAAGACAGAGTAGTTGTGTTTGATACTTCAACAGCAACGGTAAAATTGGCGGCAGATAGACTTGGAGTAAGAGAGAGTCAAATAGCTAAGACCCTTGCCTTTAAAAATGAAAAAAACAATGAGGCTGTGCTCATAGTTGCCTTGGGCGATAGAAGAATAGACAATAAAAAATTCAAGGAAGTCTTTAGACAAAAGGCAAAAATGCTTGATAAAGATGAACTTTTGGAATTAGTAGGCCATGAAGCCGGCGGAGTATGCCCCTTTGCCGTAAAAGATAGCACAAAAATATATTTGGATAAATCTTTGAAGGAAGAGGAAATAATATATCCTGCAGCAGGATCCGAAAACTCCACAGTGAAGCTTTCTCTTTGTGAACTTGAAGAAATCCTCGGAGATTATCAATGGGTAGATGTGACTAAAAAGTAG
- the clsA gene encoding Major cardiolipin synthase ClsA (High confidence in function and specificity), whose amino-acid sequence MIKDYLSAINWFFKSYALLFVINIIFSMIIIFAEKRKPISTLLWVMAINFLPIFGFILYLFIGQDLSKKRMFDKRGSIKEDVGKISSAQLDLIKSGKKPIKERTKNYLDIIELFNKGEQELLYSRNSVIKYNDGKDMFKQLFEDINNAKTAIYIQTYIFKSDELGMELIDLLKKKAQEGLEVILLVDGMGGRKFRNRDREDLKRNGVKVEIFFPGLFKTINTRINYRNHRKIIVIDHMIGYVGGLNIADEYVSRDKKFGFWRDTHLRITGDAVVGLEFRFFLDYRYASGREDGGFISIIPDAFKEEEKLNTEMCIVTSGPNTKVNSIRNGYGKMITRAKKSVYIQTPYFIPDDGLYNAIKTAVLSGVDVNIMIPKTRDHIFVHWASLSFLGDLIQWGVKAYLYDGGFLHSKVITCDDYLSSVGTANFDIRSFELNFEVNAFIFDEQLNRSLVEDFKADVEKSIEITKEYYASRSVMVKFKEGISRLLSPLL is encoded by the coding sequence TTGATAAAAGATTATTTAAGTGCAATAAATTGGTTTTTTAAATCCTATGCACTGCTCTTTGTCATAAATATTATATTCAGCATGATAATAATATTTGCTGAAAAAAGAAAACCCATATCTACTTTACTTTGGGTTATGGCAATAAATTTTCTTCCTATTTTTGGATTTATTCTCTATTTATTTATCGGACAAGACCTGTCCAAGAAAAGAATGTTTGACAAGAGAGGTTCTATAAAAGAAGATGTCGGGAAAATTTCCTCTGCACAATTGGATCTTATAAAAAGTGGAAAAAAGCCCATAAAAGAAAGAACAAAGAATTATTTAGACATTATTGAACTATTTAATAAGGGAGAACAGGAGCTCCTTTATTCAAGAAATTCAGTAATTAAGTACAACGACGGCAAGGATATGTTCAAACAATTATTTGAGGATATCAACAATGCAAAAACCGCTATTTATATTCAAACTTATATATTTAAATCCGATGAACTCGGTATGGAACTAATTGATCTTCTTAAGAAAAAAGCTCAAGAGGGGCTTGAGGTTATCTTGCTTGTAGACGGAATGGGCGGTAGAAAATTTAGAAACAGAGATAGAGAAGATTTAAAAAGAAACGGAGTGAAGGTAGAAATATTTTTCCCAGGGCTTTTTAAAACCATAAATACACGTATCAACTATAGAAATCACAGAAAGATAATAGTAATAGATCACATGATAGGATATGTGGGTGGGCTTAACATCGCAGATGAGTATGTATCCAGGGATAAAAAGTTCGGCTTTTGGAGAGATACTCATTTGAGAATAACAGGGGACGCCGTAGTGGGTTTGGAATTCAGATTTTTTCTTGATTACCGATATGCCTCAGGTAGAGAGGATGGAGGGTTTATATCCATTATCCCCGATGCTTTTAAAGAGGAAGAAAAACTCAACACCGAGATGTGCATAGTTACAAGTGGGCCCAATACTAAAGTAAATTCCATAAGAAACGGCTATGGGAAAATGATCACGCGCGCTAAAAAAAGCGTATACATTCAGACACCCTACTTCATACCTGATGATGGACTGTACAATGCAATCAAAACCGCTGTTTTGTCGGGAGTGGATGTCAATATAATGATCCCCAAAACCAGAGATCATATTTTTGTGCATTGGGCATCACTATCATTTTTAGGAGATTTGATTCAATGGGGTGTAAAGGCATATTTGTATGATGGGGGATTTTTGCACTCAAAGGTAATAACTTGCGATGATTATTTATCCAGTGTCGGAACGGCAAATTTCGACATAAGATCCTTTGAATTGAATTTTGAAGTAAATGCTTTCATATTTGATGAGCAATTAAATCGCTCTTTAGTTGAAGATTTCAAAGCCGATGTGGAAAAATCCATAGAAATCACCAAAGAATACTATGCAAGCAGAAGTGTTATGGTAAAGTTTAAAGAAGGAATAAGCAGACTTCTTTCCCCGTTATTATAG